ACGAAGGATCGCGCGCCCTCCAGTTCAAGACCGATCGCCCGGATATCGAGCTGATCCGGGTCCGCGCCTTCGACGTCGCCACCTTCGTGGCGCATGGCGCGGCGCAGCTCGGCATCGTCGGATCGGACGTGCTGATGGAGTTCGACTATTCGGAGCTCTACGCGCCGGTCGATCTCGGCATCGGCCACTGCCGCATCTCGGTGGCGGAGCCCGTCGGCATGGCCGCCGGCGACGATCCGCGCGAGTGGAGCCATGTCCGCGTCGCGACCAAATATCCGCACATCACCCGCCAGCATTTCGAGGCGCGCGGGGTGCAGGCCGAATGCGTCAAGCTCAACGGGGCGATGGAGATCGCCCCGGTGCTGGGCTTGGCCGATCGCATCGTCGATCTGGTGTCCTCGGGCCGCACG
This genomic window from Sphingomonas abietis contains:
- the hisG gene encoding ATP phosphoribosyltransferase, yielding MPAPVILAVPKGRILEEVQPLLERAGIRPEPAFFDEGSRALQFKTDRPDIELIRVRAFDVATFVAHGAAQLGIVGSDVLMEFDYSELYAPVDLGIGHCRISVAEPVGMAAGDDPREWSHVRVATKYPHITRQHFEARGVQAECVKLNGAMEIAPVLGLADRIVDLVSSGRTLKENGLVEVEVIAEVSARLIVNRAAFKTRADTLGPLVAAFRAAAQEARDAA